A part of Paenibacillus donghaensis genomic DNA contains:
- a CDS encoding carbohydrate ABC transporter permease: MRKKKKMSVADIAIIAFIVALSFTCIVPFLYMIALSFSSNEAIVSQKVGLWPVGFTTETYKTILSDVDMLYTLGYSIVLTIFYTIVCMFLTICAAYPLTKKRLWGRNFILSALVFTMYFSGGLIPSYILVKNLGMMNTVWSLVLPGAMSVFNLIILKTFFTSLPESLEESAAIDGCSDLGVLIKIVLPLSLPSIATLSLFYSVDRWNGFQDALFYITKKELYPMQLKLYQIISANQQLDSQQGGEGSIGSYIVPESLKAASVMFTTIPILLIYPKLQKYFVDGVMTGAIKG; this comes from the coding sequence ATGCGCAAAAAGAAAAAAATGAGTGTAGCGGATATTGCGATAATTGCATTTATTGTGGCCTTGTCCTTCACATGTATTGTTCCGTTCCTGTACATGATAGCGCTTTCCTTCAGCTCTAACGAAGCGATTGTTTCCCAAAAAGTAGGACTGTGGCCGGTAGGCTTCACAACAGAAACGTACAAAACCATCTTGAGCGATGTGGATATGCTTTATACGCTTGGATACAGTATTGTGCTTACGATTTTCTACACCATCGTATGTATGTTCCTGACCATTTGCGCAGCGTATCCGTTAACGAAGAAGCGGCTGTGGGGAAGAAACTTTATTTTGTCAGCCTTGGTCTTCACCATGTATTTCAGCGGCGGTTTGATTCCCTCCTATATTCTGGTTAAAAACCTGGGGATGATGAATACGGTGTGGAGTTTGGTTCTGCCGGGCGCCATGAGCGTGTTTAACTTGATTATCCTGAAGACCTTCTTCACTTCTCTTCCGGAGAGTCTGGAGGAATCGGCTGCTATTGACGGATGTTCGGATCTAGGTGTTCTCATCAAGATTGTGCTTCCCCTCTCGTTGCCTTCGATTGCCACATTAAGCCTCTTCTATTCGGTGGACAGATGGAACGGATTCCAGGATGCACTGTTCTACATTACGAAAAAGGAACTGTATCCTATGCAGTTGAAGCTGTACCAGATCATTTCGGCCAATCAGCAGCTGGATAGCCAACAAGGAGGAGAAGGAAGTATCGGCTCCTACATTGTGCCTGAGTCACTGAAAGCGGCCAGCGTTATGTTTACAACCATCCCGATTTTGTTGATCTATCCCAAACTGCAGAAGTATTTCGTAGATGGTGTGATGACCGGAGCTATCAAGGGCTGA
- a CDS encoding family 43 glycosylhydrolase codes for MLRKRFRYLLLCLAVLLMLPQWSGAAAAAESTPDTPYSASVQGGKNVSDFYNVIMQAGADPWVYKHTDGYYYNVFVNASGIMVRRAKTITGIDAGERSLAWTPVKGTLYSSNVWAPEMHYLKDTDGEYKWYIYFAADNGTNANHRMYVLENASDDPMTGTWEFKGKITDSTDRWAIDGTVLTVNEEHYFIWSGWEETDGSFQNLYIAKMSNPRTISSERVLISTPDQIWETSPGRINEGPQVTIKGETINLVYSANGSWTDSYCLGLITAKIGNDLMNPSSWVKQDKPIFSSANGVYGPGHHSIVTSPDGTEDWIIYHAARWPGSGWTRNVRTQKFTWNENNTPNLGEPVDPNRPIVRPSGEPVRKRYEAENALLVKDPSGETSPGVWRESTASGGMKIANIKSANDYAQFTVTVPEAGFYVLSVRNANGSSNAADASHFLSVNGSSGANLNIVYSGSNRWGTSTAKVYLKQGDNIIRFSKGNNLAEIDSMDIFQLDTSEILFESPGYTLGLGETRSLPLYTVTGTTYTAVNTGVYFSSSDTKVAVIDGGVRVKAVEAGSTTITATYNGKMTTATVTVAAEPKSVQSVVISGLDNILTSGQTSRPLQVTARYNNYEVQNVTDDAQYTSSDPGVARIDSDSVSQSVYAIKPGKALITAEYNGKKATLNLTVIAASDAIQVVSLVKTPSGVTPKLPSVVDVVYNSESKKAEVVSWELVGLDFSSLGTVQVPVTLKLGDRDISSTVAVEVVPGWGLDEIVNQLRNKLVNFSYPLGDGLGNYSQSKYDAFVAEVDKAEEMAVNADLSEEQFDEELDKLAGAEAALLGSLNSIQDGVIYNAYRDFSGDTAGKYPYGIATEDLTNGATATVQEEDGNKFLRLTTTATSGKVNLFLPYAGEVKAESDQRIVIEYRVRLNSSFQYANGAMVRTDSGTGNYSMVTAFDTGKIVVQNGASSKIKVKDFDFNTWYKIKMVANWDAKTYTVYINDDPVPVATNFIFRHTGGSKLTGQRFGIDGYANASIDFDDFKVMVTGGSKVATEGLETSNETAADAKDGRITGM; via the coding sequence ATGCTCAGGAAAAGATTCAGATATCTGCTGCTTTGTCTCGCGGTGCTGCTGATGCTGCCGCAATGGAGTGGAGCGGCGGCTGCGGCAGAGTCGACGCCAGATACGCCATATTCGGCATCGGTGCAGGGGGGGAAGAACGTGTCGGATTTCTACAATGTTATCATGCAGGCAGGAGCTGATCCATGGGTTTATAAGCACACGGACGGCTATTATTACAACGTATTTGTCAACGCCAGCGGCATCATGGTCCGCAGAGCGAAGACCATCACCGGCATTGATGCGGGCGAGAGGAGCCTAGCCTGGACACCGGTTAAGGGTACCCTGTACAGTTCCAATGTTTGGGCGCCAGAAATGCACTATCTCAAAGATACCGACGGAGAGTACAAATGGTATATTTACTTCGCGGCTGACAACGGAACCAACGCAAACCACCGCATGTACGTGCTGGAGAACGCCAGTGATGATCCGATGACCGGAACCTGGGAGTTCAAAGGAAAGATTACCGATTCCACCGACCGTTGGGCGATCGACGGCACGGTGCTGACTGTAAATGAGGAACACTATTTCATCTGGTCCGGCTGGGAGGAAACAGACGGTAGCTTCCAAAATTTATATATTGCAAAGATGAGCAATCCACGGACCATCAGTTCGGAACGGGTATTGATTTCGACGCCTGACCAGATTTGGGAAACGTCTCCGGGCAGAATCAATGAAGGCCCCCAAGTCACTATAAAGGGCGAAACCATCAATCTGGTCTATTCCGCCAACGGAAGCTGGACAGACAGTTACTGCCTTGGGCTGATCACCGCCAAGATTGGCAACGATTTGATGAATCCCAGCTCCTGGGTAAAACAGGACAAGCCGATCTTCTCCAGCGCCAATGGCGTTTACGGCCCGGGCCACCACAGCATCGTCACGTCTCCTGACGGCACGGAGGATTGGATCATCTACCATGCCGCCCGCTGGCCGGGATCAGGATGGACCCGCAATGTCCGCACGCAGAAATTCACCTGGAACGAAAACAATACGCCGAACCTGGGAGAACCCGTAGATCCGAACAGACCGATTGTGAGGCCTTCGGGCGAGCCGGTTCGGAAGCGCTATGAAGCGGAAAACGCGTTGCTGGTGAAAGATCCTAGTGGCGAAACTTCTCCCGGTGTCTGGCGGGAAAGTACCGCTTCCGGCGGGATGAAGATCGCAAACATCAAGAGCGCCAATGATTATGCCCAGTTTACAGTAACCGTGCCGGAGGCGGGATTCTATGTGCTGTCCGTGCGCAATGCCAACGGCTCATCCAATGCGGCGGATGCCTCCCATTTCTTGTCGGTCAACGGCAGTTCCGGCGCCAATTTGAACATCGTCTATTCCGGCTCGAATCGTTGGGGAACCTCCACGGCGAAAGTCTATCTTAAGCAAGGCGACAACATCATCCGCTTCTCGAAGGGTAACAACCTTGCCGAAATCGACAGTATGGATATATTCCAGCTTGATACGTCGGAAATTTTATTCGAATCTCCGGGGTACACGCTGGGGTTGGGTGAAACCCGCAGTTTGCCCCTGTATACGGTAACAGGCACTACCTATACCGCTGTTAACACAGGAGTTTACTTCAGTTCTTCCGACACGAAGGTCGCCGTTATTGACGGAGGGGTTAGGGTTAAGGCTGTCGAGGCGGGTAGTACCACAATCACCGCGACATATAACGGGAAAATGACCACGGCCACGGTTACCGTTGCTGCTGAGCCTAAATCTGTGCAGTCCGTTGTCATCAGCGGATTGGACAACATCCTGACTAGCGGGCAGACAAGCCGGCCATTGCAGGTAACAGCACGCTATAACAATTATGAAGTCCAGAATGTGACAGATGATGCTCAGTATACCAGCAGCGATCCCGGGGTGGCCAGGATTGATTCTGATTCGGTCAGCCAATCGGTATATGCGATTAAACCGGGCAAAGCTCTTATTACAGCCGAATACAACGGCAAGAAAGCGACACTCAACTTGACTGTAATTGCAGCTTCTGACGCGATTCAGGTTGTTTCATTAGTGAAGACTCCTTCTGGAGTGACTCCTAAGCTGCCCAGCGTTGTTGATGTTGTCTACAATAGCGAGTCGAAGAAGGCAGAGGTCGTCAGCTGGGAGCTGGTGGGACTTGACTTCAGCTCTCTTGGCACTGTTCAGGTGCCCGTTACCCTGAAACTGGGTGACCGTGATATTTCTTCTACCGTTGCCGTAGAAGTTGTCCCGGGGTGGGGACTTGATGAGATTGTGAATCAACTCCGCAACAAGCTAGTCAATTTCTCCTATCCTTTGGGCGATGGGTTGGGCAACTATAGTCAATCCAAATATGATGCCTTCGTGGCCGAGGTGGACAAGGCGGAGGAGATGGCCGTAAACGCTGATCTGAGCGAAGAACAGTTTGACGAGGAACTGGATAAGCTTGCCGGGGCGGAAGCCGCTCTGTTAGGTTCGCTTAACAGCATACAGGATGGCGTGATCTATAACGCTTACCGGGATTTCTCCGGCGATACGGCGGGCAAATACCCTTACGGCATTGCCACCGAAGATCTGACCAATGGCGCTACCGCCACTGTGCAGGAAGAAGACGGAAATAAATTCCTGCGACTGACCACAACTGCTACTTCGGGCAAGGTAAACCTGTTCCTGCCGTATGCTGGCGAGGTAAAGGCTGAGTCGGATCAGCGCATCGTCATCGAATATCGTGTCAGATTAAACAGCAGCTTCCAGTACGCCAATGGCGCCATGGTGAGAACTGACAGCGGTACTGGCAATTATTCCATGGTCACGGCTTTTGATACGGGTAAAATTGTCGTGCAGAATGGAGCATCCAGTAAGATTAAAGTTAAAGACTTCGATTTCAATACATGGTACAAAATCAAAATGGTGGCTAACTGGGACGCCAAGACTTATACCGTCTATATAAACGATGATCCTGTTCCGGTGGCCACTAACTTCATCTTCCGCCATACAGGCGGCAGCAAGCTGACCGGACAGCGGTTCGGCATCGACGGCTACGCCAACGCCTCCATCGACTTCGACGATTTCAAAGTCATGGTTACCGGAGGATCGAAAGTTGCAACTGAGGGGCTGGAAACAAGCAACGAAACAGCGGCAGACGCCAAGGATGGGCGCATCACTGGCATGTAA
- a CDS encoding sensor histidine kinase — MKTSKVKLKHQIWLIFFFSIVIFTVMEFYFFYSFSNLTQKRAATYGNQMIEQTRRKIDSVFNDIRVSTSIAVNSKLIQEFSVVNDDYKRAFDSGPYALDLMEYMRSFNSYVNGIVINDIQGRRLYSLESASGDIFYLNRYESFIQKYKDDPSLRDQGMFTTILKDDRTETEQFFYIAPIVEAIGGIYFSQITGYCTVMVNMEKMQGLVENTELTSNSTLYILNSRDEVIASTNSNARGTLFRDVLSMDKDNLLNGVKATIDGEDILVQVKGLEQADGWRIVSMIPVHELTADMTPMRKVSIIVGIGIILTMIITGSFFMNNLMRPLMGLVMDMKRVGRRDMGFRIKVRFTNEVGLLARDINRMMDEMEEMARDMFNTQARLYESELSQKQAEFSALQSQINPHFLYNTLNCISSIGLEYGSREIAQITFCMSKIFRYSIKKDDLVQIREEVDCIQAYMKIILIRYENKFSMELDVEDRLMDMKTPKMILQPIVENSVYHGLERMDQGGRLLVTGSMDAHGDVCFCITDTGRGMEPEELAALQFKLGMEYPERAADGQPAKGIGLTNIHNRLRLLFGEGYGITIESRFGHGTTVTVKIPQLLNDRKLLEE; from the coding sequence ATGAAGACCAGTAAAGTGAAATTGAAACATCAAATATGGCTTATCTTTTTTTTCTCTATCGTTATATTCACAGTCATGGAATTTTATTTCTTCTATAGTTTCTCTAATTTAACCCAGAAGAGGGCTGCCACTTACGGTAACCAGATGATTGAGCAAACACGCCGCAAGATTGATTCTGTATTTAATGATATCAGGGTCAGCACCAGCATTGCGGTCAATAGCAAACTGATTCAGGAATTTTCCGTAGTGAATGATGATTACAAAAGGGCGTTTGATAGTGGTCCATATGCACTGGATCTCATGGAATATATGAGATCCTTTAATTCGTATGTGAACGGAATTGTAATTAATGACATCCAGGGAAGGCGGCTTTACAGTCTGGAGTCCGCAAGCGGCGATATTTTTTACCTCAATCGTTATGAAAGCTTTATTCAGAAGTATAAGGATGATCCTTCGCTTCGGGATCAGGGAATGTTCACCACGATTTTAAAAGACGACAGAACAGAAACGGAACAGTTTTTTTATATCGCACCGATTGTGGAGGCTATCGGAGGAATCTATTTCTCCCAAATTACGGGTTACTGCACAGTGATGGTCAATATGGAAAAGATGCAGGGGCTGGTGGAAAATACGGAATTAACGTCCAACTCCACCTTGTACATTCTGAATAGCCGGGATGAGGTGATTGCATCCACGAATTCCAATGCCCGGGGAACGTTGTTCAGAGATGTTCTGTCTATGGATAAGGACAACTTGCTTAACGGCGTAAAAGCAACCATCGACGGGGAGGATATTCTCGTCCAGGTCAAGGGCTTGGAGCAAGCAGACGGGTGGCGGATCGTTAGTATGATTCCGGTGCATGAACTGACTGCGGACATGACCCCCATGCGGAAGGTCAGCATTATCGTGGGGATTGGCATTATTCTAACCATGATCATAACTGGCAGTTTTTTCATGAACAATCTGATGCGTCCGTTGATGGGACTTGTTATGGATATGAAGAGGGTGGGGAGGCGGGATATGGGCTTCCGCATTAAAGTCCGGTTTACCAATGAGGTAGGCTTGCTGGCCCGCGACATTAACCGGATGATGGATGAGATGGAGGAAATGGCCAGAGATATGTTCAATACCCAGGCCAGATTATATGAATCCGAGCTGAGCCAGAAGCAGGCGGAGTTTTCCGCCCTGCAAAGCCAGATCAATCCCCATTTCCTCTATAATACGCTGAATTGTATCAGCAGCATCGGATTGGAATACGGAAGCAGGGAGATTGCGCAAATTACGTTTTGCATGTCTAAAATCTTCCGTTACAGCATCAAAAAGGATGATCTTGTACAGATCAGGGAAGAAGTTGACTGTATTCAGGCTTATATGAAGATTATCTTAATCCGGTACGAGAATAAATTCTCCATGGAGCTTGATGTGGAGGACAGGCTGATGGATATGAAAACGCCCAAGATGATCCTCCAGCCCATTGTGGAGAATTCCGTCTACCACGGGCTGGAGCGGATGGACCAAGGGGGGCGCCTCCTGGTTACCGGGAGCATGGATGCGCATGGGGATGTATGCTTCTGTATTACAGATACAGGGAGGGGAATGGAGCCGGAGGAGCTGGCCGCCCTCCAGTTCAAGCTGGGCATGGAGTACCCGGAGCGCGCAGCAGACGGTCAACCGGCAAAAGGCATTGGGCTAACCAATATCCATAACAGGCTCCGGCTACTGTTCGGAGAGGGCTACGGGATCACCATAGAAAGCCGGTTCGGCCATGGGACAACAGTGACCGTGAAGATTCCGCAGCTGTTAAACGACCGCAAACTTTTGGAAGAGTAG
- a CDS encoding response regulator, producing MYKVIIVDDESWAIRGIRNAFDWDKYGFEIIGQFTSAYKAWDAIRAQEPDLVFTDIRMPDISGLDLMKRAKAQGLNVEFVIVSGYAEFEYAQEALRYGALDYFLKPLDVDMADQFIARLAMHFSRRSAARNHLLLDALTSADQDEIKRFLPLSDCAAVCYYQVLAIYFEGDNKDFIQLLSLEGRPVNAVEVEAGTRKMLVVLMTEHRACLEGSWDELLLNKTGIHVVGISSISSQLKHMSKLIKEADLSASRVFLEEAAGAVHYEPKLQLVKPCIDGLYSLIQENQFDNMDVYIKGLQEYFRNHHLGMCEVVYLWNQAVGILVNAYSEELKDMELEFLNYSEIKERFEHFESMCSFLHDVLTSIRHGNSRSLQEGDILSCFNRMIAYIDRHFEQKLYLKDLSVQFFINQVYCCQLFKKNLGKTFSEYVSELRIKKARELLKQTDLSIEKIAIKSGYVDYYYFNKVFKKHCGMTPTKFRKS from the coding sequence ATGTACAAGGTCATAATTGTAGATGATGAGTCGTGGGCGATTAGAGGAATCCGCAACGCCTTTGACTGGGATAAGTATGGTTTTGAAATCATAGGACAATTTACAAGCGCTTACAAAGCGTGGGATGCCATAAGAGCACAGGAACCGGACTTAGTGTTTACTGATATCCGGATGCCGGACATTTCCGGACTGGATTTGATGAAGCGGGCCAAAGCACAAGGGTTGAACGTTGAGTTTGTCATCGTCAGCGGATATGCAGAATTTGAATACGCCCAGGAAGCGCTGCGTTACGGCGCACTGGATTATTTCCTGAAGCCTTTGGATGTTGATATGGCTGATCAGTTCATTGCGAGGCTCGCCATGCACTTCTCCCGGAGAAGCGCTGCACGCAATCATCTCCTTCTTGATGCGCTGACCTCAGCGGATCAGGACGAGATAAAGCGCTTCCTTCCGCTCTCCGATTGCGCGGCTGTATGCTATTACCAGGTGCTTGCTATCTATTTCGAGGGGGACAACAAGGATTTCATACAGCTGCTGTCTTTGGAGGGAAGGCCTGTTAATGCTGTGGAAGTTGAAGCCGGAACCAGAAAAATGCTGGTTGTGCTGATGACGGAGCATAGGGCTTGTTTGGAGGGGAGTTGGGATGAATTGCTTCTGAATAAGACTGGCATCCATGTTGTGGGCATTAGCAGCATCTCCAGCCAGCTTAAGCATATGAGCAAGCTGATTAAAGAAGCAGACCTGTCCGCCTCCCGGGTTTTTCTGGAGGAAGCTGCAGGTGCCGTTCACTACGAGCCGAAGCTTCAGCTGGTGAAACCATGTATCGATGGGCTCTATAGTCTCATTCAGGAGAATCAATTTGACAACATGGATGTGTACATCAAAGGGCTGCAGGAATACTTTAGGAATCATCATCTGGGCATGTGTGAGGTTGTCTACTTGTGGAATCAGGCAGTCGGGATACTTGTAAACGCATATTCCGAGGAACTCAAAGATATGGAACTGGAATTTCTGAATTATTCCGAGATCAAGGAACGATTTGAACACTTTGAATCTATGTGCAGCTTTTTACATGACGTCCTCACCTCCATTAGGCATGGGAACAGCCGCTCCTTGCAGGAAGGGGATATCTTGTCCTGCTTCAACCGGATGATCGCCTATATCGACCGGCACTTTGAGCAGAAATTGTATTTGAAGGATTTGTCCGTCCAATTCTTCATCAATCAGGTGTATTGCTGTCAATTATTCAAAAAAAATCTGGGCAAAACCTTCTCCGAATATGTGTCGGAGCTCAGGATCAAGAAAGCCCGTGAGCTTCTGAAGCAAACGGACCTATCCATTGAGAAAATTGCCATTAAGTCCGGGTATGTAGATTATTATTATTTCAATAAAGTTTTCAAGAAGCATTGCGGGATGACGCCCACCAAATTCAGAAAAAGTTAA
- a CDS encoding extracellular solute-binding protein, with translation MKKISAVLFSTALLASVAAGCGGNDKKSGETASPAASTAASASPSDPPVTLTVEVFDRGVQGQPDLNNNTWTKYVNEKFGKPNNAIVEYVSVPRSQEVDKLNVLMAANQAPDISFTYDGTLVTRYAKSNGLYTLDELLENQGQQLKSYLGEKVLSYGKYDGKQVSIPGKRTLIAWNGMFIRKDWLDSLGMPVPTNRDELYATLVAFRDKNPGDVNGVIPWATAAAGMNYTFGNLVQSFWGAMSEEEFITTTNWLKPGHKDAFKWLNKLYNEKLISPDFALDKTTKQADADVSNGKVGFYAANWDYPLLQKIRDPLLQNAPGANFVPVDTFKNYEGKYLKEVYNENGLFSFIPKSSKNAELAMKYLNWMADPEVLFFLQFGEEGLNHKLVDGIPQGIAQTGKNMQMSNLNLDYTLVVNGAELGETEKNVRTYAAALAAGDQNYEKLAIDSYKINTTDGYTSFYYGVPNEANIKYGKTLGDMNKQMIDRLVVAKPAEFDALYDKLVKEYMDAGGQAVQDENVKNYREVKAN, from the coding sequence ATGAAGAAGATATCAGCAGTTCTGTTTAGTACAGCGCTTCTGGCCAGTGTTGCGGCAGGCTGTGGAGGTAATGACAAGAAGAGTGGAGAGACGGCATCACCGGCGGCGTCAACCGCTGCATCAGCATCACCTTCTGATCCTCCTGTAACCTTGACTGTGGAAGTGTTTGACAGAGGTGTTCAGGGGCAGCCGGACTTGAACAACAACACGTGGACCAAATACGTCAATGAAAAATTCGGCAAGCCCAATAACGCCATTGTAGAATATGTTTCTGTACCCCGCTCCCAGGAAGTAGACAAGCTGAATGTATTAATGGCTGCCAACCAGGCTCCTGATATTTCCTTCACCTACGACGGTACTTTAGTAACCCGCTACGCCAAAAGCAATGGCCTCTATACACTGGATGAATTGCTCGAGAACCAAGGCCAGCAATTGAAGTCTTACCTGGGCGAGAAAGTTCTTTCCTATGGGAAATATGATGGTAAACAAGTCTCCATCCCGGGCAAGCGGACTCTGATTGCCTGGAACGGTATGTTTATCCGCAAGGATTGGCTGGATAGTCTGGGAATGCCTGTTCCGACTAACCGGGATGAATTGTATGCAACGCTGGTTGCCTTCCGCGACAAGAACCCCGGTGATGTAAACGGTGTCATTCCGTGGGCAACAGCGGCAGCCGGCATGAACTACACCTTCGGTAACCTGGTACAATCCTTCTGGGGTGCGATGTCGGAGGAGGAATTCATTACCACCACCAACTGGTTGAAGCCAGGCCACAAGGATGCTTTCAAATGGCTGAACAAGCTGTATAATGAAAAGCTGATCAGCCCCGATTTTGCTCTGGACAAAACAACCAAGCAAGCGGATGCCGATGTGAGCAACGGCAAGGTAGGCTTCTACGCTGCCAACTGGGATTATCCGCTGTTGCAAAAAATTCGTGATCCGCTGCTGCAAAATGCGCCGGGTGCCAACTTTGTTCCTGTAGATACCTTCAAGAACTATGAGGGAAAATACCTGAAAGAGGTATACAATGAGAACGGGCTTTTCTCCTTTATCCCGAAAAGCAGTAAGAATGCGGAGCTAGCCATGAAGTATCTGAACTGGATGGCTGACCCGGAAGTGCTGTTCTTCCTGCAGTTCGGCGAAGAAGGCCTCAACCACAAGTTGGTAGACGGCATCCCCCAAGGGATTGCGCAAACCGGCAAAAATATGCAAATGAGCAATCTGAATCTGGATTATACTCTGGTTGTAAACGGCGCAGAGCTGGGCGAAACCGAAAAGAATGTCAGAACGTATGCAGCAGCTTTAGCAGCCGGAGACCAGAACTATGAGAAACTGGCTATCGATTCATACAAGATCAATACGACAGACGGCTATACCAGCTTCTACTATGGCGTCCCGAACGAAGCTAATATCAAGTACGGCAAAACGTTGGGTGACATGAACAAGCAAATGATTGACAGGCTGGTCGTTGCCAAGCCGGCAGAGTTCGACGCTTTGTATGACAAGCTGGTGAAGGAATATATGGACGCCGGCGGTCAGGCTGTTCAAGATGAGAATGTGAAGAATTACAGAGAAGTCAAAGCCAACTAA